One Dioscorea cayenensis subsp. rotundata cultivar TDr96_F1 chromosome 17, TDr96_F1_v2_PseudoChromosome.rev07_lg8_w22 25.fasta, whole genome shotgun sequence DNA window includes the following coding sequences:
- the LOC120281255 gene encoding uncharacterized protein LOC120281255 → MDLAEMEDEAGDKRSLVVRDGLGGRDQIIREKGISKRDSFSRIKFFMKKYKPLIFCLVETRADNGRLAKFCSKLSKRWAWAAIVAEGYSGGIIVAWQRHIGKVTPLVRSRFVLHLVITNCRNESWIISTIYNSTHIQEQSDVWFELSCLTYVSIPWILIGDFNAIVSLSEFQGGSPIYYRRKARVFSDFIAINNLIEVNFASSSYTWCNNQLGNARKWARLDRCLINSLSIDFIGSYIIKHLPMLFSDHAPLLLTLTPRVPIKKKIFRFDNFWLEYLDCHDVVRETWSLKPHSNPLHAFSHLLSRARTNLIAWKNRDLNSIEASINKLELEILEAEALEGLNGNITYVDNALSPLYNRLTALHRQNSTKWAQRARQLWVLKGDLNTNFFHNSIHCRNHVNSIPLITNDAGVVVTDQKGIEKVFSNFYMNLWADPSDNSVIDIFQALPSDLPLILAADGVALTKEVTKLEVILFLMLSLTSLTILSSLILGASLTSQNCF, encoded by the exons ATGGACTTGGCGGAGATGGAGGACGAGGCCGGCGACAAGAGGAGCTTGGTAGTGCGGGATGGCCTCGGAGGGAGGGATCAGATCATTAGGGAAAA AGGCATCTCAAAGCGGGATAGCTTTTCTCgtatcaaattttttatgaagAAATACAAGCCTCTTATCTTCTGTCTAGTGGAAACCAGAGCTGATAACGGTAGACTCGCTAAGTTTTGCTCCAAACTTAGCAAGCGTTGGGCATGGGCTGCCATTGTTGCAGAAGGTTACTCCGGAGGGATCATTGTGGCTTGGCAAAGACATATTGGCAAAGTCACTCCTCTTGTCCGATCCAGGTTTGTTTTACACTTAGTAATCACTAACTGCAGGAATGAGTCCTGGATTATCTCTACTATTTACAACTCCACACATATTCAGGAGCAGTCTGATGTTTGGTTTGAGCTCTCCTGTCTTACTTATGTTTCTATTCCCTGGATTCTCATAGGTGATTTTAATGCAATTGTTTCTCTCTCTGAGTTTCAGGGAGGATCTCCTATTTATTATCGTCGCAAGGCTCGAGTTTTCTCTGATTTTATAGCTATTAATAATCTTATAGAGGTTAATTTTGCAAGTTCTAGTTATACTTGGTGCAACAATCAATTGGGTAATGCTAGGAAATGGGCCCGGCTTGATCGTTGTTTGATTAACTCCTTAAGTATTGACTTTATTGGCTCTTATATTATCAAACACCTCCCCATGCTGTTCTCTGATCATGCCCCTCTTCTTCTTACTCTTACCCCTCGTGTGCccatcaaaaagaaaatttttagatttgataatttttggctTGAATATCTCGACTGTCATGATGTAGTTCGGGAGACTTGGTCTCTCAAACCTCATTCTAACCCCTTGCATGCTTTCTCTCATTTATTATCTCGTGCTCGGACTAATCTCATTGCTTGGAAGAACAGGGATCTGAATTCCATTGAGGCCAGTATCAATAAATTGGAGTTGGAAATTCTAGAGGCAGAGGCGTTAGAAGGTTTGAATGGTAATATAACTTATGTTGACAATGCTCTTTCTCCACTATATAATCGTCTTACTGCTTTGCACCGGCAAAACTCCACAAAGTGGGCTCAACGTGCCAGACAGTTGTGGGTTCTTAAAGGTGATCTcaatactaatttttttcacaattcaattcattgtcgCAATCATGTTAATTCCATTCCTCTCATTACTAATGATGCTGGAGTTGTTGTTACTGATCAGAAAGGCATAGAGAAAGTGTTCAGTAACTTTTATATGAACCTTTGGGCTGATCCCTCGGACAACTCGGTCATAGATATTTTTCAGGCGCTTCCCTCTGATCTTCCCTTGATATTGGCTGCCGATGGTGTGGCTCTTACAAAGGAGGTTACCAAACTTGAG GTGATTCTCTTTTTAATGCTATCTCTTACTTCTTTAACAATTCTGTCATCCCTAATTCTTGGGGCCTCACTTACTTCCCAAAACTGTTTCTGA
- the LOC120280591 gene encoding cyanidin 3-O-rutinoside 5-O-glucosyltransferase-like yields the protein MHAKECHSLFRTNTQHDVSILINDLAAGGRPVTCMVIVFLPWLVDIANQHGIPFVFYWIQAATIFATYYHFFHGFESLIQAHAGEPSFTVWLPGLMALQIKDLSPFLTVTDYDSYFGSIVQLMREMFEILDREQERNMKPRVLINTFKEWETDALVSVSAEIETIPVGLLSKETNLSSSGYLFKEDEKKYMEWLDSKEEGSVVYISFGSMSVMKKEQIEEMVKGLKESKRPYLWVLRKDNREKELVEIEGDDDQDGNEMMVEWCSQVRVLAHKAVGCFVTHSVWNSTLESLACGVPMVCVPQWIDQGMNAKLVESLWGCGVRSDGDGDGDGVVKGEELVRCLELVMGDGEKGVEIRRKAKMWKDKALEAVSGGESSDANMKVLVEKIK from the coding sequence ATGCATGCCAAGGAGTGCCACTCACTCTTCCGAACAAATACTCAACACGACGTTTCTATACTCATTAACGACCTCGCCGCCGGTGGCCGTCCGGTGACATGCATGGTGATCGTCTTCTTACCATGGCTGGTGGACATTGCTAACCAACATGGCATCCCTTTCGTCTTCTATTGGATACAAGCAGCCACTATATTCGCAACGTATTACCACTTCTTTCATGGTTTTGAGAGTCTCATCCAAGCACACGCCGGCGAACCTTCATTCACTGTTTGGTTGCCGGGGTTAATGGCCCTTCAAATCAAAGACTTGTCACCGTTTCTCACCGTCACTGATTATGATAGCTACTTCGGTTCCATTGTGCAATTAATGAGAGAAATGTTTGAGATCTTGGATAGAGAACAAGAGAGGAATATGAAGCCTAGAGTGTTGATAAACACCTTCAAGGAATGGGAAACTGATGCTTTAGTTTCAGTTAGTGCTGAGATTGAAACCATACCTGTTGGACTTTTATCAAAAGAAACCAACTTATCTAGTTCTGGTTATCTTTTCAAAGAGGATGAGAAGAAGTACATGGAATGGTTGGATAGTAAGGAGGAAGGATCAGTGGTGTATATATCATTTGGGAGTATGTCAGTGATGAAGAAGGAGCAGATAGAGGAGATGGTGAAAGGGTTGAAGGAGAGTAAGAGACCATATCTATGGGTTTTGAGAAAGGATAACAGAGAGAAAGAACTAGTTGAGATTGAAGGAGATGATGATCAGGATGGGAATGAGATGATGGTGGAGTGGTGCTCACAAGTGAGAGTGTTGGCTCACAAGGCTGTTGGATGTTTTGTGACACATAGTGTATGGAACTCAACTTTGGAAAGTTTGGCGTGCGGAGTGCCAATGGTGTGTGTGCCTCAGTGGATAGATCAAGGGATGAATGCCAAGTTGGTGGAGAGTTTGTGGGGTTGTGGAGTGAGgagtgatggtgatggtgatggtgatggagTTGTTAAAGGAGAAGagcttgtgaggtgtttggAGTTAGTGATGGGGGATGGAGAGAAGGGTGTTGAGATAAGAAGAAAGGCCAAGATGTGGAAAGATAAGGCTTTGGAGGCTGTTAGTGGAGGAGAGTCTTCTGATGCTAATATGAAAGTCCTAGTTGAAAAGATCAAATGA
- the LOC120281256 gene encoding crocetin glucosyltransferase, chloroplastic-like: MLELPCKPSVHVQAQDHYQWRKNLNPTSYSSRSPCKAILTPPRPRQAHRYHHRRRRHLLYLRLRPPPHVLLHPNSDKRLQRWPHYLPPFSDGFDEEGYGRGFLDVKEYRSIFRTNSKRNVSILINELIAGGRPVTCMVHTIFLNCVLDIAGELGIPSVLYWIQATSVFVTYYHFFHGFESLIKAYIDDLSFTVCFPGLQPLQIRDLPSLVRTINSDSLDGALLCLFRELFEFLDEKARGDEAYKKKYMEWLDKKEEGSVVYISFGSLSMMNKEQMEEIVKGLKESKRPYLLVVRKDNKEKELLEIDEGGDGMVVEWCSQVRVLAHKAVGCFVTHCGWNSTLESLAFGVPMVCLPQWSDQAMNAKLVESLWGCGVKSAVDGDGVVKGEELVKCLELVMGDEDKGVEIRTKAKIWKDKASEAVSEGGSSSLNLNNFLRKIS; this comes from the exons ATGCTGGAACTCCCATGCAAGCCATCCGTTCATGTTCAAGCTCAAGATCACTATCAATGGCGGAAAAACCTCAACCCCACTTCTTATTCATCACGTTCCCCATGCAAAGCCATATTAACCCCTCCTCGACCTCGCCAAGCACATCGCTACCACCACCGGCGCCGCCGTCACCTTCTCTACCTCCGTCTTCGCCCACCGCCGCATGTTCTCCTCCACCCCAACTCGGACAAAAGGCTTCAACGATGGCCTCATTACCTACCTCCCTTCTCTGATGGCTTCGACGAAGAGGGTTACGGACGTGGCTTCTTGGATGTCAAAGAGTACCGCTCAATCTTCAGAACAAATAGTAAACGCAACGTTTCCATCCTCATTAACGAGCTCATCGCCGGTGGTCGGCCAGTGACGTGCATGGTACACACTATCTTCTTAAACTGCGTGTTGGACATCGCCGGCGAGCTTGGCATCCCTTCAGTCCTCTATTGGATACAAGCCACCAGCGTGTTCGTGACGTACTACCACTTCTTTCATGGTTTTGAGAGTCTCATCAAAGCGTATATCGACGACCTTTCGTTCACCGTCTGCTTTCCAGGGTTGCAGCCTCTCCAAATCAGAGACTTGCCTTCATTAGTTAGAACCATCAACTCTGATAGCCTAGATGGCGCTCTTCTCTGTTTGTTTAGAGAGTTATTTGAGTTCTTGGATGAAAAAGCAAGAGGGGATGAAGCGTATA AAAAAAAGTACATGGAGTGGTTGGACAAGAAGGAGGAGGGATCAGTGGTGTATATATCATTCGGAAGTTTGTCAATGATGAATAAGGAACAAATGGAGGAGATAGTGAAAGGGTTGAAGGAGAGCAAGAGGCCATATCTATTGGTTGTGAGAAAggataacaaagagaaagaactacTTGAGATTGATGAAGGAGGAGATGGGATGGTGGTGGAGTGGTGTTCACAAGTGAGAGTGTTGGCACACAAGGCAGTCGGATGCTTTGTGACGCACTGTGGATGGAACTCGACGTTGGAAAGCTTGGCGTTCGGTGTGCCAATGGTGTGCTTGCCACAGTGGTCGGATCAAGCAATGAATGCGAAGTTGGTGGAGAGTTTGTGGGGGTGTGGAGTGAAGAGTGCAGTTGATGGTGATGGTGTTGTCAAAGGAGAAGAGCTTGTGAAGTGTTTGGAGTTGGTGATGGGGGATGAAGACAAGGGTGTTGAGATCAGGACAAAGGCTAAGATATGGAAAGACAAGGCTTCGGAGGCTGTGAGTGAAGGTGGATCGTCTTCTCTTAATCTAAACAATTTTCTTCGAAAGATTTCttaa